One genomic window of Actinoalloteichus hoggarensis includes the following:
- the cobS gene encoding adenosylcobinamide-GDP ribazoletransferase, which yields MGGGLRLALSWLTVLPVPTTVVDARTARHAITLAPLVGGLLGLLGAGVLLGLAAVGVPSAAVGLLVVGFLALATRGMHLDGLADTADGLGCYGPRERALAVMRDGGAGPFAVVTLVVALGVQAAALAALAEAGAWHVLPVALAAGRAAFVWCARRGVPAARPDGLGALVAGGQRRSVALGWWAVILIAAAATAPQSPWAPAIGVAAAFGAVAVLSRHTTRRFGGMTGDVLGAACETAVTIVLVAAAAAH from the coding sequence ATGGGCGGTGGACTGCGGCTGGCGCTGAGCTGGCTCACCGTGCTGCCGGTGCCGACCACGGTCGTCGACGCCCGCACCGCCCGACACGCGATCACGCTGGCGCCGCTGGTGGGCGGCCTGCTCGGGCTGCTGGGCGCGGGCGTGCTGCTCGGACTCGCCGCCGTCGGGGTGCCGTCGGCGGCCGTCGGACTGCTCGTGGTGGGCTTCCTCGCCCTGGCCACGCGCGGCATGCACCTGGACGGCCTGGCCGACACGGCCGACGGACTCGGGTGCTACGGGCCGCGGGAGCGCGCGCTGGCGGTGATGCGCGACGGCGGCGCGGGCCCGTTCGCCGTCGTCACCCTCGTCGTCGCCCTGGGGGTGCAGGCGGCGGCCCTGGCGGCGCTGGCCGAGGCGGGCGCCTGGCACGTCCTCCCCGTGGCGCTCGCGGCGGGCCGAGCGGCCTTCGTCTGGTGTGCGCGACGCGGAGTGCCCGCCGCGCGGCCGGACGGGCTCGGCGCGCTGGTCGCGGGCGGACAACGCCGATCGGTCGCGCTGGGCTGGTGGGCGGTGATCCTGATCGCGGCGGCCGCGACGGCGCCGCAGAGCCCCTGGGCGCCCGCGATCGGGGTGGCCGCCGCCTTCGGCGCGGTGGCCGTCCTCTCTCGACACACCACTCGACGTTTCGGCGGGATGACCGGCGACGTCCTCGGCGCGGCCTGCGAGACGGCGGTGACCATCGTCCTGGTCGCCGCTGCCGCCGCGCACTGA
- the cobT gene encoding nicotinate-nucleotide--dimethylbenzimidazole phosphoribosyltransferase gives MSTVDADGSKAAFPAITPPDEQARRQAVARHAQLTKPAGSLGRLEELGVWIASCQGLCPPRPFSRPRVVVFAGDHGVAAEGVSAYPSEVTGQMVANFLTGGAAVNVAATNAGATVRVVDIAVAGDTPELIASHKVRRGSGAVNREDALTEAETAAALAAGRAIADEEIDGGADLLIAGDMGIGNTTPASILIAALTDTEPVAVVGRGTGIDDAGWMRKTVVIRDALRRARPVASDPSALLRVAGGADLAAIAGFLAQAAVRRTPVLLDGLIVGAAALIAEELAPGARHWWVAAHRSAEPGHALVLNQLDLDPLLDLGLRLGEGSGALAALPLLTLATRVLTEMATFDEAGVTGTA, from the coding sequence GTGAGCACGGTAGACGCCGACGGATCGAAGGCAGCGTTCCCCGCGATCACGCCGCCGGACGAGCAGGCCCGCAGGCAGGCGGTGGCCCGGCACGCGCAGCTCACCAAGCCCGCCGGTTCCCTCGGCAGGCTGGAGGAGCTGGGCGTGTGGATCGCGTCCTGCCAGGGCCTCTGCCCGCCCCGGCCGTTCAGCAGGCCCAGGGTGGTCGTGTTCGCGGGCGATCACGGTGTCGCCGCCGAGGGCGTCTCCGCCTATCCGAGCGAGGTCACCGGCCAGATGGTCGCGAACTTCCTCACCGGCGGGGCCGCGGTCAACGTGGCGGCGACCAACGCGGGCGCCACCGTCCGGGTCGTCGACATCGCGGTGGCGGGCGACACTCCGGAGCTGATCGCGTCACACAAGGTCCGGCGCGGCTCGGGCGCGGTGAACCGGGAGGACGCGCTGACCGAGGCGGAGACGGCCGCGGCGCTCGCGGCGGGCCGGGCGATCGCCGACGAGGAGATCGACGGCGGAGCCGATCTGCTGATCGCCGGGGACATGGGCATCGGCAACACCACCCCGGCCTCGATCCTCATCGCCGCCCTCACCGACACCGAGCCGGTGGCCGTCGTCGGGCGCGGCACCGGCATCGACGACGCGGGCTGGATGCGCAAGACCGTGGTGATCCGTGACGCCCTGCGTCGAGCCCGGCCGGTCGCGAGTGACCCGTCGGCGCTGCTGCGGGTCGCGGGCGGCGCCGATCTGGCGGCGATCGCCGGCTTCCTCGCCCAGGCCGCCGTGCGTCGGACGCCGGTGCTGCTGGACGGCCTGATCGTCGGCGCGGCGGCGTTGATCGCCGAGGAGCTGGCACCGGGTGCGCGCCACTGGTGGGTGGCCGCCCACCGCTCGGCGGAGCCGGGGCACGCACTGGTTTTGAACCAGCTCGACCTCGATCCGCTGTTGGACCTGGGCCTGCGGCTCGGCGAGGGCTCCGGTGCGTTGGCGGCGCTGCCGTTGCTGACCCTCGCCACTCGCGTGCTGACCGAGATGGCCACCTTCGACGAGGCCGGGGTGACCGGCACGGCCTGA
- a CDS encoding glycerate kinase, with protein sequence MRILVAPDCFGGTLTAREAAEAIAAGWRRGAPGDELAIRPLADGGPGFVEVLAVALGGTVRRSEVTGPLGEPVTAEWLTVPGDDGDTAYLEAAQACGLHLVPGRDPASAVRATSRGVGELIAAARDAGARRVVIGLGGSACTDGGAGMLAALGAVPVDVAGRVLADGGAALRDCAALAGEAALGDLILVAASDVEHPLLGEHGAAHVFGPQKGADAAAVAALDAALTVWADVLATATGRDVRAVPSAGAAGGLGAGLLALGASVESGAELVRRLTGLDDALNAADLAVTGEGSFDWQSLRGKLVTAVARGAAERGLPCLVLAGQVSVGRREAAAAGVERSYAVAEHAGSVDAAFADPAGTLTALAADVARQWSTG encoded by the coding sequence ATGCGCATCCTGGTGGCACCTGACTGTTTCGGCGGCACGTTGACGGCACGCGAGGCGGCGGAAGCCATCGCGGCGGGCTGGCGACGCGGCGCGCCCGGCGACGAGCTTGCGATCCGGCCGCTGGCCGACGGCGGGCCCGGCTTCGTCGAGGTGCTCGCCGTCGCCCTCGGCGGCACCGTGCGTCGATCCGAGGTGACCGGTCCGCTCGGCGAGCCGGTGACCGCCGAGTGGCTGACGGTCCCCGGCGACGACGGCGACACCGCCTACCTGGAGGCCGCGCAGGCCTGTGGACTGCATCTCGTCCCCGGCCGCGACCCGGCCTCGGCGGTGCGCGCCACCAGCCGGGGCGTCGGCGAACTGATCGCGGCCGCCCGTGACGCCGGAGCCCGTCGAGTCGTGATCGGGCTGGGCGGATCGGCCTGCACCGACGGCGGCGCCGGGATGCTGGCCGCGCTCGGCGCGGTGCCGGTCGACGTCGCGGGTCGGGTGCTCGCCGACGGCGGCGCCGCGCTGCGGGACTGCGCGGCCCTGGCAGGCGAGGCCGCGCTGGGCGATCTGATCCTGGTCGCCGCCTCCGACGTCGAACACCCGCTGCTCGGCGAGCACGGCGCCGCCCACGTCTTCGGCCCGCAGAAGGGCGCCGACGCGGCGGCGGTGGCCGCGCTGGACGCGGCGCTGACCGTCTGGGCGGACGTCCTGGCGACCGCGACCGGTCGGGACGTGCGTGCCGTGCCGTCGGCGGGCGCCGCGGGCGGCCTCGGCGCGGGGCTGCTCGCGCTGGGCGCGAGCGTCGAGTCCGGCGCCGAGCTGGTGCGGCGGCTCACCGGGCTCGACGACGCGCTGAACGCCGCGGACCTGGCGGTGACCGGCGAGGGCAGCTTCGACTGGCAGTCGCTGCGCGGGAAGCTCGTCACGGCGGTGGCCCGCGGCGCGGCGGAGCGCGGTCTGCCGTGCCTGGTGCTGGCAGGCCAGGTCTCGGTCGGGCGTCGGGAGGCCGCCGCCGCCGGGGTGGAGCGTTCCTACGCGGTGGCCGAGCACGCCGGATCGGTCGACGCGGCCTTCGCCGACCCGGCGGGCACGCTCACGGCGCTGGCCGCCGACGTCGCCCGTCAGTGGAGCACCGGCTGA
- the asnB gene encoding asparagine synthase (glutamine-hydrolyzing): MCGLLGLVCPTENDAMAARASVGRALTCQRHRGPDESETWQKDEAVFGFNRLSIIDVEHSHQPLTWGPPEAPERYTIIFNGEIYNYLELRAELAQRHGARFTTDGDTESIVAAYHYLGQSMIRKLRGMFAFLIWDSEKQLIFGGRDPFGIKPLYYATGPHGAAFSSEKKSLLDLSGTLGQQPALNRSGLQYYLTLQYVPEPATLHHGIRRIESGTSFTVEPGGQPVMQRYFSPTFTPRPVSGPTEQARLYQQITDVMRDSVAKHMRADVTVGSFLSGGIDSTAIAALAKEHNPDLITFTTGFERQGYSEVDVAAESAAALGVKHVVRTVSPEEMMEHLPLIVWYLDDPVADPALVPLWFIAREARQHVKVVLSGEGADELFGGYTIYREPLSLAPFDRVPGGLRRIMGKVSTHIPEGVRGKDLLRRGSLSLEERYYGNARIFRDDQLRRVLNTFDPAVSHTDITARAYRESEGWDPVTRMQYVDMFTWLRGDILAKADKVTMANSLELRVPFLDAEVFKVAAQIPQSEKITKETTKFALRQALRDVVPAHVLNRRKLGFPVPLRLWLKDEMYGWARDIIQRSDTAALIDKNAALVLLEEHKAGTLDHSRRIWALLVFMIWHGIFIENRINPIIPEPHYPVKL, from the coding sequence GTGTGTGGGCTATTGGGACTGGTCTGCCCGACCGAGAACGACGCCATGGCGGCTCGCGCCTCCGTCGGCAGAGCGCTGACCTGTCAGCGACACAGAGGGCCGGACGAGTCGGAGACGTGGCAGAAGGACGAGGCCGTCTTCGGCTTCAACCGCCTCTCGATCATCGACGTCGAGCACTCGCATCAGCCGTTGACCTGGGGTCCGCCGGAGGCTCCTGAGCGATACACCATCATCTTCAACGGCGAGATCTACAACTATCTCGAGCTGCGCGCGGAGCTGGCCCAGCGCCACGGCGCCCGCTTCACCACCGACGGCGACACCGAGTCGATCGTGGCGGCGTACCACTACCTCGGGCAGTCCATGATCCGCAAGCTGCGAGGAATGTTCGCGTTCCTGATCTGGGACTCCGAGAAGCAGCTGATCTTCGGCGGTCGGGACCCCTTCGGGATCAAGCCGCTCTACTACGCGACGGGTCCGCACGGCGCCGCGTTCTCCAGCGAGAAGAAGAGCCTGCTCGACCTGTCCGGGACGCTCGGTCAGCAGCCCGCCCTCAACCGCAGCGGCCTCCAGTACTACCTGACGCTCCAGTACGTGCCGGAGCCCGCCACGCTGCACCACGGCATTCGTCGCATCGAGTCGGGCACCTCCTTCACCGTCGAGCCCGGCGGCCAGCCGGTCATGCAGCGCTACTTCTCGCCCACCTTCACCCCGAGGCCGGTGAGCGGCCCCACCGAGCAGGCCCGGCTGTACCAGCAGATCACCGACGTGATGCGGGACTCGGTCGCCAAGCACATGCGGGCCGACGTCACCGTCGGATCGTTCCTCTCCGGCGGCATCGACTCCACGGCCATCGCGGCCCTGGCCAAGGAGCACAACCCCGACCTGATCACCTTCACCACCGGATTCGAACGCCAGGGCTACTCGGAGGTCGACGTCGCCGCCGAGTCCGCCGCGGCCCTCGGGGTCAAGCACGTGGTCCGCACCGTCTCCCCCGAAGAGATGATGGAGCACCTGCCGCTGATCGTCTGGTATCTCGACGACCCGGTGGCCGACCCGGCGCTGGTCCCCCTGTGGTTCATCGCCCGCGAGGCGCGGCAGCACGTCAAGGTGGTGCTCTCCGGCGAGGGCGCCGACGAGCTGTTCGGCGGCTACACGATCTACCGCGAGCCGCTGTCGCTGGCGCCGTTCGACCGGGTGCCCGGCGGACTGCGACGGATCATGGGCAAGGTCTCCACCCACATCCCGGAGGGCGTGCGCGGCAAGGACCTGCTCCGCCGAGGCTCGCTGTCGCTGGAGGAGCGCTACTACGGCAACGCCCGGATCTTCCGGGACGACCAGCTCCGCCGGGTGCTCAACACCTTCGACCCGGCCGTGTCGCACACCGACATCACCGCGCGCGCCTACCGCGAGTCGGAGGGCTGGGACCCGGTGACGCGGATGCAGTACGTGGACATGTTCACCTGGCTGCGAGGCGACATCCTCGCCAAGGCCGACAAGGTCACCATGGCCAACTCGCTGGAGCTGCGGGTGCCCTTCCTGGACGCCGAGGTGTTCAAGGTCGCCGCGCAGATCCCGCAGTCGGAGAAGATCACCAAGGAGACGACCAAGTTCGCACTGCGGCAGGCGTTGCGCGACGTCGTCCCCGCGCACGTCCTCAACCGGCGCAAGCTCGGCTTCCCGGTACCGCTGCGCCTGTGGCTCAAGGACGAGATGTACGGCTGGGCCCGCGACATCATCCAGCGGTCCGACACCGCCGCGCTGATCGACAAGAACGCCGCGCTGGTCCTGTTGGAGGAGCACAAGGCGGGCACCCTGGACCACAGCAGGCGGATCTGGGCGCTGCTGGTCTTCATGATCTGGCACGGGATCTTCATCGAGAACCGCATCAACCCGATCATCCCGGAGCCGCACTACCCGGTGAAGCTCTGA
- a CDS encoding carbohydrate kinase family protein: protein MHFPGRFADQLIKEQLDRVSLSFLVDDLVIRRGGIAANIAFGMGVLGARPLLVGAVGSDFADYRSWLERHDVDCTGVHVSELAHTARFVCTTDEDMCQIASFYAGAMAEARNIELAPVAERAGGLELVLISPNDPEAMVRHTRECRQRGLPFAADPSQQLARMDGEQVRDLIDDARYLFSNDYEWGLLLQKSGWSEQEILSRVEMRVTTLGEKGVEIVGRDIEPLHVAAVPETAKVDPTGVGDGFRAGFLAARSAGLGLERAAQLGSLIAVHILETVGTQEWTLDPDAALARAEAAYGSAAAEELTPLVRR, encoded by the coding sequence ATGCACTTTCCGGGGAGGTTCGCCGACCAGCTCATCAAGGAACAGCTCGACCGGGTCTCGTTAAGCTTCCTCGTCGACGACCTGGTCATCAGACGTGGCGGGATCGCCGCCAACATCGCCTTCGGGATGGGTGTGCTGGGTGCCCGGCCCCTGCTGGTCGGCGCGGTGGGCTCCGACTTCGCCGACTACCGCTCGTGGTTGGAGCGGCACGACGTGGACTGCACCGGGGTGCACGTCTCGGAGCTGGCGCACACCGCCCGCTTCGTCTGCACCACCGACGAGGACATGTGTCAGATCGCCTCCTTCTACGCCGGAGCGATGGCCGAGGCCCGCAACATCGAGCTCGCGCCCGTCGCCGAGCGTGCGGGCGGGCTGGAACTGGTGCTCATCAGCCCGAACGATCCCGAGGCGATGGTCCGGCACACGCGGGAGTGCCGCCAGCGCGGCCTGCCCTTCGCGGCCGACCCCTCGCAGCAGCTCGCCAGGATGGACGGCGAGCAGGTGCGGGACCTGATCGACGACGCCCGCTACCTGTTCTCCAACGACTACGAGTGGGGTCTGCTGCTGCAGAAGTCCGGCTGGAGCGAGCAGGAGATCCTGTCCAGGGTGGAGATGCGGGTCACCACCCTTGGTGAGAAGGGCGTGGAGATCGTCGGTCGGGACATCGAGCCGCTGCACGTGGCGGCCGTGCCCGAGACGGCGAAGGTCGACCCGACGGGCGTCGGCGACGGCTTCCGCGCCGGTTTCCTCGCGGCCCGCTCCGCCGGGCTCGGTCTGGAGCGTGCGGCGCAGCTGGGCTCGCTGATCGCCGTGCACATCCTCGAGACGGTCGGCACCCAGGAGTGGACGCTGGACCCGGACGCGGCCCTCGCCCGTGCCGAGGCGGCCTACGGTTCGGCGGCAGCCGAGGAGCTGACGCCGCTCGTGCGGCGCTGA
- a CDS encoding aldo/keto reductase family protein, with protein sequence MEFRRLGRSGLSISEISYGNWLTHGSQVEEERAKACVEAAIDAGITTFDTADVYAGTKAESVLGRALAGKRRQSLEIFTKVYWPTGQGPNDRGLGRKHIIESCNASLERLQTDYVDLYQAHRFDRTVPLEETFLAFSDLVRQGKVLYIGVSEWNAEQIARGAELARELKVPFISNQPQYSALWRVIEPQVVPTCEREGISQIVWSPIAQGVLTGKYLPGEQPPAGSRATDEAGGKMISRFMRDDVLERVQQLKPVAADLGLSMAALAVAWVLQNQNVASAIIGASRPEQVTENVKAAGVTLDQDVLDKIDSILGDVVERDPMLTVSP encoded by the coding sequence ATGGAGTTCCGTCGTCTGGGCCGCAGCGGCCTGTCCATCAGTGAGATCTCGTACGGCAACTGGCTCACCCACGGCTCGCAGGTGGAGGAGGAGCGGGCGAAGGCGTGTGTGGAGGCCGCCATCGACGCGGGCATCACCACGTTCGACACCGCCGACGTCTACGCAGGCACCAAGGCCGAGTCGGTGCTGGGCCGCGCCCTCGCGGGCAAGCGCAGGCAGAGCCTGGAGATCTTCACCAAGGTCTACTGGCCGACCGGCCAGGGGCCGAACGACCGTGGCCTCGGCCGCAAGCACATCATCGAGTCCTGCAACGCATCGCTGGAGAGGCTTCAGACGGATTACGTCGACCTCTACCAGGCCCACCGGTTCGACAGGACCGTGCCGCTGGAGGAGACGTTCCTGGCCTTCTCCGACCTGGTCCGACAGGGCAAGGTGCTCTACATCGGCGTGTCCGAGTGGAATGCCGAGCAGATCGCCCGCGGTGCCGAGCTGGCCAGAGAGCTGAAGGTGCCGTTCATCTCGAACCAGCCGCAGTACTCGGCGCTGTGGCGGGTCATCGAGCCGCAGGTGGTGCCGACCTGTGAGCGCGAGGGCATCAGCCAGATCGTCTGGTCCCCGATCGCTCAGGGCGTCCTGACCGGCAAGTACCTGCCGGGCGAGCAGCCGCCCGCCGGATCGCGGGCCACCGACGAGGCGGGTGGCAAGATGATCTCCCGCTTCATGCGGGACGACGTGCTCGAGCGCGTGCAGCAGCTCAAGCCCGTGGCTGCCGATCTCGGGCTGTCCATGGCGGCGCTCGCGGTGGCCTGGGTGCTGCAGAACCAGAACGTGGCCTCGGCGATCATCGGCGCCTCCCGGCCCGAACAGGTCACGGAGAACGTCAAGGCGGCTGGCGTGACGCTGGACCAGGACGTCCTCGACAAGATCGACTCGATCCTCGGCGACGTCGTCGAGCGTGACCCGATGCTCACCGTCTCCCCCTGA
- a CDS encoding DUF3043 domain-containing protein, protein MRFLRRNTSDTVSTDAAESVATVQDTAAETRPKGYTPAKGRPTPSRREAEGKRRGPVSAPKNQREAVQRMRGTKEDRRKAGAERRERMMSGDDRYLLPRDRGPVRAYIRDLVDSRRNIMGLFMPLAILVFVAILLPSAAVQQYASLATSLMLITMIFEGVMLGRMVTKRVRARFPEARDKGFGIGWYCFTRATQIRKLRVPRPRVTYTDAPKLWAAKR, encoded by the coding sequence GTGAGGTTCCTTCGCCGCAATACGAGTGACACCGTGTCGACCGACGCCGCCGAATCGGTGGCGACCGTGCAGGACACGGCGGCGGAGACACGCCCCAAGGGCTACACACCCGCCAAGGGCCGCCCCACGCCCTCCCGTCGGGAGGCCGAGGGCAAGCGGCGGGGCCCGGTGTCGGCCCCGAAGAATCAGCGCGAGGCCGTCCAGCGGATGCGGGGCACCAAGGAGGACCGGCGCAAGGCGGGCGCCGAACGGCGTGAGCGGATGATGTCCGGCGACGACCGGTACCTGCTGCCGCGTGACCGGGGCCCGGTGCGGGCCTACATCCGAGACCTGGTCGACTCCCGGCGCAACATCATGGGTCTGTTCATGCCCTTGGCGATCCTGGTGTTCGTCGCCATCCTGCTGCCCTCGGCGGCCGTCCAGCAGTACGCCAGCCTGGCGACCTCGCTGATGCTGATCACCATGATCTTCGAGGGCGTGATGCTCGGGCGGATGGTCACCAAGCGGGTCAGGGCGAGGTTCCCCGAGGCGCGGGACAAGGGCTTCGGCATCGGCTGGTACTGCTTCACGCGCGCCACGCAGATCCGCAAGCTGCGGGTGCCTCGGCCGAGGGTGACCTACACCGACGCGCCGAAGCTGTGGGCGGCCAAGCGCTGA
- a CDS encoding cytochrome c oxidase subunit II, which yields MGQKATRLAKLGGSFGLVALATTGCSASDVLRFGWPEGATPQADQMRNLWTWSVIAALLVGVLVWGLILWSVVFHRKRGDEMPRQTQYNVPLELVYTVIPLVMVTVLFYFTATTQNYVLAQEEDPDVTVEVVAFQWNWEFRHLDEITPDGDPVSTLGSSDEIPLLVVPTDQVIQYEVRSNDVIHSFFVPEFHFKRDTFPHPEKNNQDNVFQNVIDQPGAFVGRCAELCGTYHSMMNFEVRALPGDLYDEFMDLRVRENPETGDLYTASQALTEMDCGELCAPEAVTTHPFNTDRTAREASTREQN from the coding sequence GTGGGCCAGAAGGCAACGCGGCTGGCGAAGCTGGGTGGATCGTTCGGCCTGGTAGCCCTGGCAACCACCGGCTGCTCCGCGAGCGATGTGCTTCGCTTCGGCTGGCCGGAGGGAGCCACCCCCCAGGCCGATCAGATGCGCAACCTGTGGACATGGTCGGTGATCGCGGCGCTGCTCGTCGGCGTCCTGGTCTGGGGCCTGATCCTCTGGTCGGTGGTGTTCCACCGCAAGCGCGGTGACGAGATGCCCCGCCAGACTCAGTACAACGTTCCGTTGGAACTGGTCTACACCGTCATCCCGCTGGTGATGGTGACCGTCCTCTTCTACTTCACCGCGACGACGCAGAACTACGTGCTCGCGCAGGAGGAGGATCCCGACGTCACCGTCGAAGTGGTCGCCTTCCAGTGGAACTGGGAGTTCCGTCACCTGGACGAGATCACGCCCGACGGCGACCCGGTGAGCACCCTGGGCAGCAGCGACGAGATCCCCCTGCTGGTGGTCCCGACGGACCAGGTCATCCAGTACGAGGTGCGGTCCAACGACGTCATCCACTCGTTCTTCGTCCCGGAGTTCCACTTCAAGCGCGACACGTTCCCGCATCCGGAGAAGAACAACCAGGACAACGTGTTCCAGAACGTGATCGACCAGCCGGGCGCGTTCGTCGGTCGATGCGCCGAGCTGTGCGGCACCTATCACTCGATGATGAACTTCGAGGTCCGCGCGCTGCCCGGCGACCTGTACGACGAGTTCATGGATCTGCGCGTGCGGGAGAACCCGGAGACCGGCGACCTCTACACGGCCTCCCAGGCGCTGACCGAGATGGACTGCGGCGAGCTGTGCGCGCCGGAGGCGGTCACGACGCATCCGTTCAACACGGACCGCACCGCCCGCGAGGCCAGCACTCGCGAGCAGAACTAA
- a CDS encoding HesB/IscA family protein, giving the protein MTGQDIGIDVQTDAPAHGVKLSDAAAAKAKALLDQEGRDDMHLRIAVQPGGCAGLRYQLFFDERSLDGDARVDFNGIGLVVDRMSAPYIQDTVIDFVDTIEKQGFTIDNPNAGGSCACGDSFH; this is encoded by the coding sequence ATGACCGGCCAGGACATTGGGATCGACGTGCAGACTGACGCGCCGGCACACGGCGTGAAGCTCAGCGACGCCGCCGCGGCGAAGGCCAAGGCGCTGCTCGACCAGGAGGGCCGCGACGACATGCACCTGCGGATCGCGGTGCAGCCGGGCGGCTGTGCGGGACTCCGCTACCAGCTGTTCTTCGACGAGCGCTCCCTCGACGGCGACGCACGGGTGGACTTCAACGGCATCGGCCTCGTCGTCGACCGCATGAGCGCCCCGTACATCCAGGACACCGTGATCGACTTCGTGGACACCATCGAGAAGCAGGGCTTCACCATCGACAACCCGAACGCGGGCGGCTCCTGCGCCTGCGGCGACTCCTTCCACTGA
- a CDS encoding bifunctional adenosylcobinamide kinase/adenosylcobinamide-phosphate guanylyltransferase — protein MTPVQSNTVRSTTGRRSLILGGARSGKSAHAEGLLPADEPAVYLATGRRDPADADWTARIAAHERRRPESWRTVEVTAAAELPTRLAELRAGSDAALIDDLATWLTGLFDDHDVWSGSQAGWMQARARLDGLVAAVAEHDRRLVIVSAEVGLGVVPATRSGRLFRDELGALNARLADVCDEVCLLVAGLPLRLR, from the coding sequence ATGACCCCCGTGCAGTCGAACACCGTGCGGTCGACCACCGGCCGCCGGAGCCTGATCCTCGGCGGCGCCCGTTCCGGGAAGTCGGCCCACGCCGAGGGACTGCTGCCCGCCGACGAGCCCGCCGTCTACCTGGCGACCGGCCGCCGTGACCCCGCCGACGCGGACTGGACCGCGCGGATCGCCGCCCACGAACGACGACGCCCCGAGTCCTGGCGAACCGTGGAGGTGACCGCGGCCGCCGAGCTGCCCACCCGACTCGCCGAGCTGCGCGCGGGCTCGGACGCGGCGCTGATCGATGATCTGGCGACCTGGCTGACGGGCCTGTTCGACGACCACGACGTCTGGTCCGGCTCGCAGGCGGGCTGGATGCAGGCCCGCGCCCGACTGGACGGACTGGTGGCCGCCGTCGCGGAACACGATCGACGGCTGGTGATCGTCTCCGCGGAGGTCGGCCTGGGTGTCGTCCCCGCCACCCGCTCTGGCAGGCTCTTCCGCGACGAACTCGGCGCGCTCAACGCACGGCTGGCCGACGTCTGCGACGAGGTGTGTCTGCTCGTCGCCGGACTGCCGCTGCGGCTGCGGTGA